The genomic window ACTACAGAGCAGCTTTCCATACCTGGCCGCAACAACTGATGGACTCTGGACAGTATCCAGCAAGAACTGACTGATTTTAGGGGACACCTTGTTCACAGCTTCATAGAAGTAAGATGCAATAGCCTCAGGGATGGCCAGCAAGTCACGACGGTCTTTCTCAAAGATGGACTTTGACTGcacttctgagaaaaaaaggcaaaccccCATGAGGCTTCTCATGTCACTTGTGTCTCTGCCATCTTCCCAGAAGCACAGGGAAAGAGATTTGAAATTCTGAGATTCAGAACCTCTCCCAGAATTTGCTCTAGCAGCATCCAGCAGCACCTCTTCACCCAGTCATGGGTATCTAAGTCATAGACCATTCATGGCAGAGTATTTGCACCAAGTATGGGCAGTTTTCATGCCAGGTCTCCACTGATTTGTTCCATGCTGCCAAGCACTGTGTAGTCATGATTTTCAACTAAATTATTTGGCTTCAGTCCTACTTCACAGTACATGAGAACCTGTAGAAGCTGAGCTTTGTCTCAGGCAAACAGCAAAGCTTTCCAGACTTACCGGGGAGAGTGGTGCTAAGGAGCAGGATCAGAGCTATCACCAATGCCCTGGATTGCAGCATGGTTTGCAGTACCAGTTCTGCTCTCTACACAGAGAGACCTGTGGGAATCAGCATACAatgtttggggttgtttgttgGGTAAACACCAGATTTTTGCAACAAACCTAACCAATAAATGAAGACAAGAACAGAAAGATCATGGTGCATTTCCTCTGAAGATGTGAGGAAAAGGCAGTATAAAAATGAAGGTGTCCTTTGATTTGTATAATCACAAATATCCACAATAATAACTTCAAGATCTCAAAGCAATATGGACAGTTAAAGCTGGTTCTTTTATATAAGAGCTAAAATCCCTTGTTTCAGCACATGAGCAAACCAGTAAAACTGCCAGAAGTCAGAGTAGGTTTCCTCCATGCATAAGTACAATTGAAAAATTTAtaaggtgggattttttt from Corvus hawaiiensis isolate bCorHaw1 chromosome 2, bCorHaw1.pri.cur, whole genome shotgun sequence includes these protein-coding regions:
- the LOC125318217 gene encoding apovitellenin-1-like translates to MLQSRALVIALILLLSTTLPEVQSKSIFEKDRRDLLAIPEAIASYFYEAVNKVSPKISQFLLDTVQSPSVVAARQRIAKEAARVSIMFEQLIEKIKNLWYTRVLGY